One window of the Thermasporomyces composti genome contains the following:
- a CDS encoding ABC transporter permease, protein MAVSRTVPPARRRAWLLVERNAMVYRHDWAVLASGCVEPLLYLFSIGVGVARLVGSIEVAGREVSYPMFIAPALLAASAMNGAIADTTYNMFFKLRYAKLYDAVLATPMRPLDVAMGEVLWALLHCALYAVAFLVAMLALGLVASWWAVLVVPAAVLIGFSFAALGVAGTTLMRSWQDFEFVNLAVLPMFLLSATFFPLSAYPPAGQLVVQLTPLYHGVALVRGLTLGTVGWHHLVSVGYLVALGCLGVMLASRRIGRRLLR, encoded by the coding sequence GTGGCGGTCAGCCGGACTGTCCCGCCCGCGCGGCGACGCGCGTGGCTGCTCGTCGAACGCAACGCGATGGTGTACCGGCACGACTGGGCGGTGCTGGCCTCCGGTTGTGTCGAACCCCTGCTCTACCTGTTCTCCATCGGGGTCGGTGTCGCGCGGCTCGTGGGCTCGATCGAGGTCGCCGGCCGGGAGGTGAGCTACCCGATGTTCATCGCCCCCGCGCTGTTGGCCGCCAGCGCGATGAACGGAGCGATCGCGGACACGACGTACAACATGTTCTTCAAGCTGCGGTACGCCAAGCTTTACGACGCCGTGCTGGCGACGCCCATGCGGCCGCTCGACGTCGCGATGGGGGAAGTGCTCTGGGCGCTGCTGCACTGCGCTCTCTACGCGGTGGCCTTCCTCGTCGCGATGCTCGCGCTCGGTCTGGTGGCGTCGTGGTGGGCGGTCCTCGTCGTCCCGGCGGCGGTGCTCATCGGCTTTTCCTTCGCGGCGCTGGGCGTCGCCGGGACGACGCTCATGCGGAGCTGGCAGGACTTCGAGTTCGTCAACCTCGCGGTCCTGCCGATGTTCCTGCTGTCGGCCACGTTCTTCCCGTTGTCGGCCTACCCGCCGGCCGGCCAGCTCGTCGTCCAGCTCACCCCGCTCTACCACGGCGTGGCGTTGGTGCGCGGACTCACCCTGGGCACGGTCGGGTGGCACCACCTGGTGAGCGTCGGCTACTTGGTGGCGCTGGGCTGCCTTGGGGTCATGCTCGCGTCCCGACGGATCGGTCGCCGCCTGCTGCGCTGA
- a CDS encoding amino acid ABC transporter permease, with amino-acid sequence MYWTELGSRLVEGFTVTLQLLVVSALIATALGTVLAAMRVSPIPPLRAFATAYVTVFRNTPLVVLFLIAVVALPELGLLRGSFFWRAVVALSVYTAAFVCEVLRSGINTVHTGQAEAARSLGMTFTQSLRLVVLPQAFRAVIPPLASVYIALTKNTSVASAFGITEATYQLSDLIEDFPGSLYYSFLGIAVGYVAIVLVISGVAAFLERQVAVTR; translated from the coding sequence GTGTACTGGACCGAGCTGGGGTCCCGCCTCGTCGAGGGGTTCACCGTCACCCTGCAGCTTCTGGTGGTGTCGGCCCTCATCGCGACAGCGCTCGGCACCGTCCTCGCCGCGATGCGGGTCTCGCCGATCCCGCCGTTGCGGGCCTTCGCGACCGCCTACGTGACCGTCTTCCGCAACACTCCTCTCGTCGTCCTCTTCCTCATCGCCGTGGTCGCGCTTCCGGAGCTTGGCCTGCTGCGCGGCAGCTTCTTCTGGCGAGCGGTCGTCGCCTTGTCCGTCTACACGGCCGCCTTCGTGTGCGAGGTGCTGCGCTCGGGCATCAACACCGTGCATACCGGCCAAGCGGAGGCCGCCCGGTCCCTCGGCATGACGTTCACCCAGTCGCTGCGCCTGGTCGTCCTGCCGCAGGCCTTCCGCGCGGTGATTCCTCCCCTGGCGAGCGTCTACATCGCCTTGACCAAGAACACCTCCGTCGCGTCCGCGTTCGGTATCACCGAGGCCACCTACCAGCTCAGCGACCTGATCGAAGACTTCCCCGGGTCGCTCTACTACTCCTTCCTCGGGATCGCGGTCGGGTACGTCGCGATCGTGCTCGTGATCTCCGGGGTCGCGGCCTTCCTCGAGCGTCAGGTGGCGGTGACGCGATGA
- the recA gene encoding recombinase RecA yields the protein MAAHDREKALDAAIAQIERQFGKGAVMRLGQEGRAPIEVIPSGSIALDVALGIGGLPRGRVVEIYGPESSGKTTIALHAVANAQRAGGVAGFIDAEHALDPEYARKLGVDTDNLLVSQPDSGEQALEIADMLIRSGALDVVVVDSVAALVPRAEIDGEMGDSHVGLQARLMSQALRKLTGAISASKTTAIFINQLREKVGVMFGSPETTTGGKALKFYASIRLDVRRIETLKDGQDAVGNRVRVKVVKNKLAPPFRQAEFDILFGEGISREGNLVDLGVEHGIVRKAGAWYTYEGDQLGQGKENARKFLKDNPELADELEKKIKEKLGIGPRVDTPAEEPEDF from the coding sequence ATGGCGGCTCATGATCGAGAGAAGGCGCTCGACGCGGCGATCGCGCAGATCGAGCGGCAGTTCGGCAAAGGCGCGGTCATGCGTCTCGGCCAGGAGGGGCGCGCCCCCATCGAGGTGATCCCTTCGGGCTCCATCGCGCTCGATGTGGCCCTCGGCATCGGCGGCCTGCCGCGCGGACGTGTGGTCGAGATCTATGGTCCGGAGAGCTCGGGCAAGACCACGATCGCGCTGCACGCGGTGGCCAACGCTCAGCGAGCCGGCGGTGTCGCGGGCTTCATCGACGCTGAGCACGCCCTCGACCCCGAGTACGCGCGCAAGCTCGGCGTCGACACCGACAACCTCCTCGTCTCGCAGCCCGACAGCGGCGAGCAGGCCCTCGAGATCGCCGACATGCTCATCCGTTCCGGGGCGCTCGACGTCGTGGTCGTCGACTCCGTGGCCGCTCTCGTCCCGCGGGCGGAGATCGACGGTGAGATGGGGGACAGCCACGTCGGTCTCCAGGCGCGCTTGATGAGCCAGGCGCTCCGTAAGCTCACCGGTGCGATCAGCGCCTCCAAGACCACGGCGATCTTCATCAACCAGCTCCGAGAGAAGGTCGGCGTCATGTTCGGGTCGCCCGAGACCACGACGGGCGGCAAGGCGTTGAAGTTCTACGCGTCGATCCGGCTGGACGTCCGGCGCATCGAGACGTTGAAGGATGGCCAGGACGCGGTGGGCAACCGGGTCCGGGTCAAGGTGGTGAAGAACAAGCTGGCGCCACCGTTCCGGCAGGCGGAGTTCGACATCTTGTTCGGTGAGGGGATCAGCCGCGAGGGGAACCTCGTCGACCTCGGTGTCGAGCACGGCATCGTGCGCAAGGCTGGTGCCTGGTACACCTATGAAGGTGACCAGCTCGGTCAGGGCAAGGAGAACGCTCGGAAGTTCCTCAAGGACAACCCTGAGCTGGCCGACGAGCTGGAGAAGAAGATCAAGGAGAAGCTCGGCATCGGTCCGCGGGTCGACACTCCCGCTGAGGAGCCGGAGGACTTCTGA
- a CDS encoding GNAT family N-acetyltransferase — protein MAIEVRTARDDERQALHRLSQQAFAARPAPYEEADDRSTTPLDRRLVACEDGRIVGKLAVWEMGQWFGGRRVPMGGVAGVAVEPFARGRGVASALLREALQAMRERGETISTLFPMNHRLYRRHGWEVAGAHPESRLDLGALQALPAPRRRATIRPAEPADLPALRRLHEEVWRDEPGSLWHGPEFARRRMLPYEGHQDVYVAEREGRVVGFVTVARGDAPDDRGFYTLTVRTYAAIDLDAELELFRLLSSYHPVAEVATVVLHQSAATPLYLGERMLRPTGLGWCWMTRLVDARGAVAARGYREDVDVEVHLDVHDDSAPWNAGAYVLRVKDGHGSLEPGGRGQVRVGIGPLAALYTGWANPRRLRRLGLLDGADEAELAALEGAFGGRTPWLQEFF, from the coding sequence ATGGCGATCGAGGTGAGAACCGCACGTGACGACGAGCGTCAGGCCCTCCACAGGCTGAGCCAGCAGGCGTTCGCGGCTCGGCCCGCGCCCTACGAGGAGGCGGACGACCGTTCGACGACCCCGCTCGATCGACGCCTCGTCGCCTGCGAGGACGGCCGGATCGTCGGAAAGCTCGCGGTCTGGGAGATGGGCCAGTGGTTCGGCGGCCGTCGGGTGCCCATGGGCGGGGTGGCCGGGGTCGCCGTCGAGCCGTTCGCGCGTGGCCGAGGGGTGGCGAGCGCGCTCCTGCGCGAGGCGCTTCAGGCCATGCGGGAGCGTGGCGAGACCATCTCGACGCTGTTCCCGATGAACCACAGGCTCTACCGTCGACATGGCTGGGAGGTCGCGGGCGCCCACCCAGAGAGCCGACTCGACCTCGGGGCGCTTCAGGCGCTGCCCGCGCCCAGACGGCGCGCGACGATCCGTCCCGCGGAGCCCGCCGACCTGCCCGCGCTGCGGCGCCTCCACGAGGAAGTCTGGCGGGACGAGCCGGGAAGCCTCTGGCACGGCCCGGAGTTCGCGCGTAGGCGCATGCTGCCGTACGAGGGGCACCAGGACGTCTACGTCGCCGAGCGGGAGGGTCGCGTCGTCGGGTTCGTCACCGTTGCGCGCGGCGACGCGCCGGACGACCGCGGCTTCTACACCTTGACCGTGCGGACCTACGCGGCCATCGACCTCGACGCCGAGTTGGAGCTCTTCCGCCTGCTCTCGTCGTACCACCCCGTCGCGGAGGTGGCGACGGTCGTCCTCCACCAGTCCGCCGCGACCCCGCTGTACCTCGGTGAACGGATGCTTCGACCCACCGGCCTCGGCTGGTGCTGGATGACCCGCCTCGTCGACGCGCGCGGCGCGGTCGCCGCGCGGGGATATCGCGAGGACGTCGACGTCGAGGTGCACCTCGACGTCCACGACGACTCAGCCCCGTGGAACGCCGGCGCATACGTCCTGCGGGTCAAGGACGGCCACGGCAGTCTCGAGCCCGGCGGGCGAGGCCAGGTGCGAGTGGGGATCGGCCCGCTCGCCGCCCTGTACACCGGTTGGGCGAACCCGCGTCGGCTGCGCCGCCTCGGCCTGCTCGACGGTGCGGACGAGGCCGAGCTCGCCGCCTTGGAGGGCGCGTTCGGCGGTCGTACCCCGTGGCTCCAGGAGTTCTTCTGA
- a CDS encoding regulatory protein RecX produces the protein MNHRARRRRSVRGDLSAERTRGADGALSDDGRDIQADPEQRARAIVMRLLAHQPRTRAELERVLRRRGIPDPVIESVMDRFTDVGLIDDAAFARAWVESRHAGRGLARRALAHELRRRGVDEEHVDAAVGRLSPETELATARALVTRRLRAVSHLDGRTRTRRLMAMLVRKGYSPAMAFRAIRDVLDDRDGNLTDDERSAVEALGDAVDALEDAVESPADD, from the coding sequence GTGAATCATCGAGCCCGGCGGCGCCGCTCCGTCCGCGGTGACCTGTCCGCCGAGCGAACGCGAGGTGCCGACGGCGCGCTCTCCGACGACGGTCGCGACATCCAGGCCGATCCCGAGCAGCGGGCGCGAGCCATCGTGATGCGGCTGCTGGCTCACCAGCCGAGGACCCGCGCGGAGCTGGAACGCGTCCTGCGGAGGCGCGGCATTCCCGACCCGGTGATCGAGAGCGTCATGGACCGCTTCACCGACGTGGGGCTGATCGACGACGCCGCGTTCGCCCGCGCCTGGGTGGAGTCCCGGCACGCGGGTCGCGGGCTGGCTCGCCGTGCGCTCGCCCACGAGCTGCGGCGGCGAGGTGTCGACGAGGAGCATGTCGACGCAGCCGTGGGGCGACTCTCTCCGGAGACGGAGCTGGCCACCGCGCGTGCCCTCGTGACGCGCCGCTTGCGCGCCGTCAGCCACCTCGACGGACGGACGCGAACTCGCAGGCTCATGGCCATGCTCGTGCGCAAGGGCTACTCGCCGGCCATGGCTTTCCGCGCGATTCGCGACGTTCTCGACGACAGGGACGGCAACCTCACCGACGACGAGCGGTCGGCGGTCGAGGCGCTGGGCGATGCCGTCGACGCCTTGGAGGACGCGGTGGAGAGCCCCGCCGACGACTGA
- a CDS encoding DUF3046 domain-containing protein, with protein sequence MRLTEFWERMDQHLGAGYARTWAREQVLADLGERTVLQALEAGWDTKDVWRAVWRALELPPSER encoded by the coding sequence GTGCGGCTGACGGAGTTCTGGGAGCGAATGGACCAGCACCTCGGCGCGGGCTACGCCCGCACGTGGGCACGCGAGCAGGTCCTCGCCGACCTGGGTGAGCGTACCGTCCTGCAGGCCCTCGAAGCCGGCTGGGACACCAAGGACGTCTGGCGGGCGGTGTGGCGGGCGTTGGAGCTTCCGCCGTCCGAGCGCTGA
- the thiI gene encoding tRNA uracil 4-sulfurtransferase ThiI, which produces MPTCDDLEGVMQWCVLLKYGELALKGRNRWRFEETLLRNLTNTLADLDGVRIRRRHGVLLVQGAPLPTLLERAQLVLGVALVNPAVLVKPDMAAIEKTAVELLRDKRDVTFAVRPRRRWKGFEARSQEIAIRVGDRIRTELGLKVDLTHPDVELGIEVDRYEALLYTEKLPGQGGLPVGVNGRAITLLSGGFDSPVAAYRAMRRGLSTDFIHFSGMPFTGPQSVYKAYALASQLDRFRGGGSRLWVISFGNAQRSLATAGAGKLQVLAQRRLMVRVASRLGARIGAQAVVTGDSLGQVSSQTLPNLVAVEAAAELPVLRPLLGWDKTEIVAEAERIGTAEISKLPDEDCCTLFASPLAETRADVAELEKIESRLELDPLIDDLIAAAKLHELGTQRDRTVSGATSGAASDTASGAA; this is translated from the coding sequence GTGCCGACCTGTGACGACCTGGAGGGCGTCATGCAGTGGTGTGTCCTGCTCAAGTACGGCGAGCTGGCACTGAAGGGACGCAACCGCTGGAGGTTCGAAGAGACCCTTCTGCGCAACCTCACCAACACGCTCGCCGACCTCGACGGCGTGCGGATCCGCCGTCGCCACGGCGTCCTCCTCGTCCAGGGCGCGCCGCTACCCACCCTGCTCGAGCGGGCTCAGCTGGTGCTCGGCGTCGCCCTCGTGAACCCCGCCGTCCTGGTCAAGCCGGACATGGCCGCCATCGAGAAGACGGCGGTGGAGCTGCTCCGCGACAAGCGGGACGTCACCTTCGCGGTCCGACCTCGGCGCCGGTGGAAGGGGTTCGAGGCCCGCTCCCAAGAGATCGCCATCCGCGTCGGCGACCGGATCCGCACCGAGCTCGGGCTCAAGGTCGACCTCACCCACCCCGACGTCGAGCTGGGCATCGAGGTCGACCGGTACGAGGCGCTCCTCTACACCGAGAAGCTGCCCGGCCAAGGCGGGCTTCCCGTCGGTGTCAACGGTCGGGCGATCACCCTCCTCTCGGGGGGCTTCGACTCGCCGGTCGCGGCGTACCGGGCCATGCGACGTGGACTGTCCACGGACTTCATCCACTTCTCCGGTATGCCGTTCACCGGTCCGCAGTCGGTCTACAAGGCGTACGCCTTGGCCTCCCAGCTCGACCGCTTCCGGGGCGGCGGATCTCGGCTGTGGGTGATCTCGTTCGGCAACGCGCAGCGCTCGCTCGCCACGGCGGGCGCCGGCAAGCTGCAGGTGCTCGCCCAGCGGCGGCTCATGGTCCGGGTCGCGTCGCGGCTCGGCGCGCGGATCGGCGCCCAGGCGGTCGTCACGGGCGACTCGCTCGGCCAGGTCTCCAGCCAGACGCTGCCGAACCTCGTCGCCGTCGAGGCCGCCGCTGAGCTCCCGGTCCTGCGGCCGTTGCTGGGATGGGACAAGACCGAGATCGTCGCGGAGGCGGAGCGGATCGGCACCGCGGAGATCTCCAAGCTCCCCGACGAGGACTGCTGCACGCTGTTCGCCTCGCCGCTGGCCGAGACCCGGGCCGATGTGGCCGAGCTGGAGAAGATCGAGAGCCGCCTCGAGCTCGACCCGCTCATCGACGACCTCATCGCCGCGGCGAAGCTGCACGAGCTCGGCACCCAGCGCGACCGTACCGTCTCCGGGGCCACCTCAGGGGCCGCCTCAGACACTGCCTCAGGGGCCGCCTAG
- a CDS encoding amino acid ABC transporter permease has protein sequence MSAVLFDVPGPRARFRHRVYTVLGTLGLLALLAWVLWTLWEREQITPDKWEAFTRVPILRALAEGLATTLGAAAMAIALAIVFGAVFAAGRLSDHGWLRLPSVVVVEFFRAVPLLLLILAIYLGFGSVLGTFWSLVLGLTLYNGSVLAEIFRAGILAVPKGQSEAGYALGLRKSQVMSLVLAPQAVRSMLPAVISQCVVALKDTALGYVIGAPGIVNVGERIYIQPMYQNPLAVGLVLAAVFIVINYTLSRLAQWLEARLRREGRRVVDVTAIPGAGDAGQGA, from the coding sequence ATGAGCGCGGTGCTGTTCGACGTCCCAGGTCCCAGAGCACGCTTCCGTCACCGCGTCTACACCGTGCTCGGCACCCTCGGTTTGCTCGCGCTGCTGGCGTGGGTGCTGTGGACGCTGTGGGAGCGGGAGCAGATCACCCCGGACAAGTGGGAAGCCTTCACGCGAGTCCCCATCCTGCGCGCCTTGGCCGAGGGCTTGGCCACCACGTTGGGCGCGGCAGCGATGGCGATCGCCCTCGCCATCGTGTTCGGAGCGGTCTTCGCCGCCGGTCGCCTCTCCGACCACGGCTGGCTGCGCCTGCCCAGTGTCGTGGTGGTGGAGTTCTTCCGGGCCGTCCCGCTCCTGCTCCTCATCCTCGCCATCTACCTCGGGTTCGGCTCGGTCCTGGGCACCTTCTGGTCCCTCGTGCTCGGGCTGACGTTGTACAACGGCTCGGTGCTCGCGGAGATCTTCCGCGCCGGGATCCTCGCCGTGCCCAAGGGCCAGAGCGAGGCGGGCTACGCGCTCGGCCTGCGCAAGTCGCAGGTCATGTCGCTGGTCCTGGCGCCACAGGCGGTCCGGTCCATGCTGCCCGCGGTCATCAGCCAGTGCGTGGTCGCGTTGAAGGACACCGCGCTGGGCTACGTCATCGGAGCGCCGGGCATCGTCAACGTCGGCGAGCGGATCTACATCCAGCCGATGTACCAGAACCCGCTCGCCGTGGGTCTGGTGCTCGCGGCGGTGTTCATCGTCATCAACTACACGCTGTCCAGACTCGCCCAGTGGTTGGAGGCGCGTCTGCGGCGCGAGGGGCGTCGCGTCGTCGACGTCACCGCCATACCGGGCGCGGGCGACGCCGGCCAGGGCGCCTGA